Proteins encoded in a region of the Sterolibacterium denitrificans genome:
- the cobD gene encoding threonine-phosphate decarboxylase CobD — protein MLEHGGRLRAAALRYGIAAEDWLDLSAGINPHPWPGLQSLQIPTSAWSRLPEDEDGLIGAACAAYGAAHALPVAGTQAAIQALPRLRAPGRVAIETPGYAEHAQAWQRAGHQCLNWQSECADEALLDTLDVLVLMQPSNPGGVRNDPQRLLAWHERLAAHGGWLVVDEAYVDATPGDSLAACSQRPGLIILRSLGKFFGLPGARVGFVLAARGLLDELADDLGPWPLAGPSRWLATSALRDMDWQADQRRHLTEQGRRLAKLLTEYGLPPAGGCALFQWSITPQAERLYRQLAQRGILVRLFRSEPGPASLRFGLPGAESGWQRLTTALKEISSCKP, from the coding sequence ATGCTTGAACATGGCGGTCGCCTGCGGGCTGCGGCGCTGCGCTACGGCATCGCGGCAGAGGACTGGCTGGATCTGTCCGCCGGCATCAATCCGCATCCCTGGCCAGGACTGCAGTCACTGCAAATCCCGACCAGCGCCTGGAGCCGCCTGCCGGAAGATGAAGACGGGCTGATTGGCGCCGCCTGTGCCGCCTATGGCGCGGCGCATGCGCTGCCGGTCGCGGGTACGCAGGCGGCGATCCAGGCGCTGCCGCGTCTGCGCGCCCCCGGCCGGGTGGCCATCGAAACCCCGGGCTATGCCGAACACGCCCAGGCCTGGCAACGGGCCGGTCATCAATGCCTGAACTGGCAAAGCGAATGCGCGGATGAGGCGCTGCTCGACACGCTCGATGTACTGGTGCTGATGCAACCCAGCAATCCCGGCGGCGTGCGCAACGATCCGCAACGCCTGCTGGCCTGGCATGAGCGTCTGGCCGCCCACGGCGGCTGGCTGGTGGTCGACGAAGCCTATGTCGATGCCACGCCCGGGGACAGTCTGGCCGCCTGCAGCCAGCGTCCCGGCCTGATCATCCTGCGCAGCCTGGGCAAATTCTTCGGCCTGCCGGGCGCGCGCGTCGGTTTCGTGCTGGCGGCACGCGGCCTGCTCGATGAACTCGCCGACGATCTGGGGCCCTGGCCGCTGGCCGGCCCCTCGCGCTGGCTGGCCACGTCGGCCTTGCGGGATATGGACTGGCAGGCGGATCAGCGCCGCCACTTGACCGAACAAGGACGGCGATTGGCCAAACTGCTGACAGAATACGGTCTGCCACCGGCGGGAGGTTGCGCCTTGTTTCAATGGTCGATCACCCCGCAGGCCGAACGGCTCTACCGGCAACTGGCGCAACGCGGCATTCTGGTGCGCCTGTTTCGGTCGGAACCCGGCCCGGCCAGTCTGCGTTTCGGCCTGCCCGGCGCCGAATCCGGCTGGCAACGTCTGACCACTGCGCTCAAGGAAATTTCGTCATGCAAACCCTGA
- the cobU gene encoding bifunctional adenosylcobinamide kinase/adenosylcobinamide-phosphate guanylyltransferase, which produces MQTLILGGVRSGKSRLAERLAVDSGLPVSYIATARADDAEMQARIQHHQANRPSHWRTVEAPLALADALQREGSAEPRRLILVDCLTLWLTNLLLDPDPARLARERAALLTTLPQLPGELIMVSNETGLGIVPLGELTRRYCDEAGRLHQDIAASSGRVILTIAGLPHYLKGKP; this is translated from the coding sequence ATGCAAACCCTGATACTCGGCGGCGTGCGCTCCGGCAAAAGCCGCCTGGCCGAACGCCTGGCGGTAGACAGCGGCCTGCCCGTGAGCTACATCGCCACGGCGCGCGCCGACGATGCCGAGATGCAGGCGCGCATCCAGCACCACCAGGCCAATCGCCCCAGCCACTGGCGGACGGTGGAAGCGCCGCTGGCGCTGGCCGACGCCCTGCAACGGGAGGGAAGCGCCGAACCCAGGCGCCTCATCCTCGTCGATTGCCTGACCTTGTGGCTCACCAATCTGCTGCTCGATCCCGATCCCGCGCGCCTGGCCCGCGAGCGCGCCGCCTTGCTGACCACGCTGCCGCAACTGCCGGGCGAGCTGATCATGGTCAGCAATGAAACCGGCCTGGGTATCGTGCCGCTGGGCGAACTCACCCGCCGCTATTGTGATGAAGCCGGCCGCCTGCATCAGGACATCGCCGCCTCGAGCGGGCGCGTCATTCTCACCATCGCGGGCCTGCCGCATTACCTGAAAGGCAAACCATGA
- the cobT gene encoding nicotinate-nucleotide--dimethylbenzimidazole phosphoribosyltransferase, whose amino-acid sequence MNPTDDWISQPPHSLDAHAEAAARARQDQLTKPPGALGQLETLAIRLAALQGRAQPQVEKIHIAVFAADHGVMAEGVSAFPQAVTAEMIRNFARGGAAISVLARTLGARLEVIDLGTAGGLADVPDVRHLALGPGTANLAQAAAMTAEQLQAALAAGRASAERAAAAGAELYIGGEMGIGNTTAAATLACGLLNESPTRLAGPGSGLDAPGVNRKIEVMQRALDFHYPNLCQPLETLRRVGGFEIAALAGAFLRCAQLGLPVLVDGFIVTSAALAAERINPGTAEWFLYGHASAEPGHQRLLQALGAQPLLQLGLRLGEGSGAAAAVPLLRLACALHNDMATFAEAGVSEKL is encoded by the coding sequence ATGAATCCGACTGACGACTGGATCAGCCAGCCGCCCCATTCCCTCGATGCCCATGCCGAAGCCGCCGCCCGCGCGCGGCAAGACCAGCTCACCAAGCCGCCCGGCGCGCTGGGACAACTGGAAACGCTGGCCATCCGCCTGGCGGCTTTGCAGGGGCGCGCGCAACCGCAGGTGGAAAAAATCCATATCGCCGTCTTCGCCGCCGATCATGGAGTGATGGCCGAAGGCGTCTCCGCCTTTCCGCAGGCGGTCACTGCCGAGATGATCAGGAACTTCGCCCGCGGCGGCGCAGCCATCAGCGTGCTGGCGCGCACGCTCGGCGCCCGTCTGGAAGTCATCGATCTGGGCACGGCGGGCGGCTTGGCGGATGTTCCCGATGTGCGCCATCTCGCTCTCGGCCCGGGAACGGCCAATCTGGCGCAGGCGGCGGCCATGACGGCCGAACAGCTTCAAGCCGCGCTGGCCGCGGGCCGCGCCAGCGCCGAACGCGCCGCGGCGGCAGGTGCCGAACTCTACATCGGCGGCGAAATGGGTATCGGCAACACCACCGCCGCCGCGACGCTGGCCTGCGGTCTGTTGAATGAAAGCCCGACGCGGCTGGCCGGCCCAGGCAGCGGTCTGGATGCGCCCGGCGTAAATCGCAAAATCGAAGTCATGCAACGCGCGCTGGATTTCCACTACCCCAATCTATGTCAGCCGCTGGAAACGCTGCGCCGCGTCGGCGGGTTTGAAATCGCCGCGCTGGCCGGCGCGTTCCTGCGCTGCGCCCAACTGGGGCTGCCCGTGCTCGTCGATGGTTTCATCGTCACCAGCGCGGCGCTGGCCGCCGAGCGCATCAATCCGGGCACGGCCGAGTGGTTTCTTTACGGCCATGCTTCGGCCGAACCCGGCCATCAACGCCTGCTGCAGGCATTGGGTGCCCAGCCGCTGCTGCAACTGGGTCTGCGCCTGGGAGAAGGCAGTGGAGCGGCTGCCGCCGTGCCGCTGCTGCGCCTGGCCTGCGCGCTGCACAACG
- the cbiB gene encoding adenosylcobinamide-phosphate synthase CbiB — MTPDLPFILSLLAGVAIDRWLGEPRRWHPLVGFGRLADGIERGLRRGVPGHALGNRLRGLLGWLLLVLPPVLLAACWRHPILDALLLGFALGGRSLIEHARPIGQALLDGRLEEARRAVARIVSRDCDQLDETAVAGAGVESVLENGHDAVFATLFWFCVAGGAGALLYRLANTLDAMWGYRDARRRYFGWAAARLDDLLGWLPARLTAITYALLGNPQHAWRCWREQAGRWQSPNAGPVMAAGAGSLGVRLGGAARYHGVREHRPELGCRRPARAADIERALSLVNGGVLLWLGLSLVWAVLWRLLHA; from the coding sequence GTGACTCCCGACCTGCCTTTCATCCTCAGCCTGCTGGCCGGGGTAGCCATCGATCGCTGGCTGGGCGAGCCACGGCGCTGGCACCCGCTGGTGGGCTTCGGCCGGCTGGCCGACGGTATCGAGCGCGGCTTGCGCCGGGGCGTGCCGGGCCATGCCCTGGGCAACCGTCTGCGCGGCCTGCTCGGCTGGCTGCTGCTGGTGTTGCCGCCGGTGCTGCTGGCCGCCTGCTGGCGCCACCCCATCCTCGATGCCCTGCTGCTGGGTTTCGCCCTGGGCGGCCGCAGCCTGATCGAACATGCCCGGCCGATCGGCCAGGCTCTGCTGGACGGACGGCTGGAAGAAGCCAGAAGGGCGGTGGCGCGCATCGTCTCGCGCGATTGCGATCAACTCGACGAAACGGCCGTCGCCGGCGCCGGGGTCGAATCCGTGCTGGAAAACGGTCACGATGCCGTTTTCGCCACCTTGTTCTGGTTCTGCGTCGCCGGCGGCGCCGGGGCCTTGCTGTATCGCCTGGCCAACACCCTGGATGCGATGTGGGGCTACCGCGATGCGCGCCGCCGCTACTTCGGCTGGGCGGCCGCCCGCCTCGACGACCTGCTGGGCTGGCTGCCCGCGCGCCTGACCGCTATCACCTATGCCCTGCTCGGCAACCCTCAACATGCCTGGCGTTGCTGGCGCGAGCAAGCCGGCCGCTGGCAAAGTCCCAATGCCGGCCCCGTGATGGCGGCAGGCGCCGGCAGCCTGGGCGTGCGTCTGGGCGGCGCGGCGCGTTATCACGGCGTCCGGGAACATCGTCCAGAACTGGGCTGCCGGCGCCCGGCGCGCGCCGCAGACATCGAGCGCGCCCTGTCCCTGGTAAATGGCGGCGTGCTGCTGTGGCTGGGCCTGAGCCTGGTCTGGGCCGTGCTCTGGAGACTGCTGCATGCTTGA